One window from the genome of Manis pentadactyla isolate mManPen7 chromosome 15, mManPen7.hap1, whole genome shotgun sequence encodes:
- the DHX34 gene encoding probable ATP-dependent RNA helicase DHX34 isoform X2, protein MPPPRVKEGRGHRDRPRTPREEEDVEKWDWNCPETRRLLGDAFFRDEDYIRQGSEECQKFWTFFERLQRFQNLKTTRKEEKDTRHPGHRVPALADLPRTYDPRYRINLSVLGPDTRGSRGLDRHLPPERVSEFRRALLHYLDFGQKQAFGRLAKLQRERAALPIAQYGSRILQMLKEHQVVVVAGDTGCGKSTQVPQYLLAAGFSHVACTQPRRIACISLAKRVGFESLSQYGSQVGYQIRFESTRSAATKIVFLTVGLLLRQIQREPSLPQYQVLIVDEVHERHLHNDFLLGVLRRLLPRRLDLKVILMSATINISLFSSYFGSAPVVQVPGRLFPITVVYQPQEAEPTTSKSEKLDPRPFLRVLEAIDNKYPPEERGDLLVFLSGMAEIGAVLEAAQTYASHTQRWVVLPLHSALSVADQDKVFDVAPSGVRKCILSTNIAETSVTIDGIRFVVDSGKVKEMSYDPQAKLQRLQEFWISQASAEQRKGRAGRTGPGVCFRLYAESDYDAFAPYAVPEIRRVALDALVLQMKSMSVGDPRSFPFIEPPPPASLETAILYLRDQGALDSSEALTPIGSLLAQLPVDVVIGKMLILGSMFHLAEPMLTIAAALSVQSPFTRSVQSNLECAAARRPLESDQGDPFTLFNVFNNWVQVKSERSRNSRKWCRRRGVEEHRLYEMANLRRQFKELLEDHGLLAGARAPKPGDSCSRLRERRERRALYQLKRQHEEGGARRRKVLRLEEGRASGSSDEERGSAASRPAGDQVDIQDVKFKLRHNLEQLQAAASSAQALSRDQMALLKLVLGRGLYPQLAVPDPFNSGRKDSDQIFHTKTKQGAVLHPTCVFASSPEVLHPQEQEARGSEGSRDDKDKMSSQHQLLTFVSLLETNKPYLVNCVRVPALQSLLLFSRSLDTNGDCSRLVADGWLELQLADSESAVRLLAASLRLRAHWESALDQQLAHQARRQPGEEEEAAAPVSLREVAALSRDLLQFTASKVPYSLRRLTGLEVQNLYVGPQTVTAAPSLSGLFGSSTLSPHPTKGGYAVTDFLTYNCLTSDTDLYSDCLRTFWTCPHCGLHMPLTPLERMAHENTCPEAPENGSPGAEDVDPEPLQKVSALQRPYHCKTCQKDFMFTPTEVLRHRRQHV, encoded by the exons ATGCCTCCTCCCAGAGTTAAGGAGGGCAGGGGTCACCGAGACCGACCCCGGACtcccagggaggaggaggacGTGGAGAAATGGGACTGGAATTGTCCAGAGACACGTCGCCTCCTCGGGGATGCTTTCTTCCGTGATGAAGATTACATCCGGCAGGGTTCTGAGGAGTGCCAGAAGTTCTGGACCTTCTTTGAACGCTTGCAGAGATTCCAGAACCTCAAGACCAccaggaaggaggagaaggacaCCAGGCATCCTGGGCACCGCGTCCCAGCCCTGGCCGACCTACCTCGCACTTACGACCCACGTTACCGCATCAACCTCTCGGTCCTTGGCCCCGACACTCGGGGCTCTCGGGGGCTGGACAGACACCTGCCCCCTGAGAGAGTGTCCGAGTTCCGCCGAGCCCTGCTGCACTACCTGGACTTCGGCCAGAAGCAGGCGTTTGGGCGGCTGGCCAAGCTGCAGCGGGAGCGGGCAGCGCTTCCCATCGCCCAGTACGGGAGCCGCATCCTGCAGATGCTGAAGGAGCaccaggtggtggtggtggccggTGACACGGGCTGCGGCAAGTCCACACAGGTGCCGCAGTACCTGCTGGCTGCCGGCTTCAGTCACGTGGCGTGCACCCAGCCGCGGCGAATCGCCTGCATCTCCCTGGCCAAGCGCGTTGGCTTTGAAAGCCTCAGTCAGTATGGTTCTCAG gttgGCTACCAGATCCGCTTTGAGAGCACGCGTTCAGCGGCCACCAAGATCGTGTTCCTGACGGTGGGGCTGCTGCTGAGGCAAATCCAGCGGGAGCCCAGCCTGCCGCAGTACCAGGTCCTGATTGTGGACGAGGTCCACGAGCGGCACCTCCACAACGACTTCCTCCTGGGCGTCCTCCGGCGTCTGCTGCCCCGGCGGCTTGACCTCAAGGTCATCCTCATGTCGGCCACCATCAACATCTCGCTCTTCTCCAGCTACTTCGGCAGCGCCCCCGTGGTGCAGGTGCCCGGGAGGCTCTTCCCCATCACG GTCGTATACCAGCcacaggaggcggagccaacaacGTCCAAGTCGGAGAAGTTGGACCCGCGTCCTTTCCTGAGGGTACTGGAGGCCATTGACAATAAGTACCCACCCGAGGAGCGGGGTGACCTCCTCGTCTTCCTCAGCGGCATGGCAGAGATCGGCGCCGTGCTCGAGGCCGCCCAAACCTACGCCAGCCACACCCAGCGCTGGGTGGTGCTGCCTCTGCACAGCGCCCTGTCTGTGGCCGACCAGGACAAG GTGTTTGATGTGGCCCCCTCTGGAGTCCGGAAATGCATCCTCTCCACCAATATTGCCGAGACCTCAGTCACCATTGATGGGATCCGCTTTGTAGTAGATTCTG GGAAGGTGAAGGAGATGAGCTATGACCCCCAGGCCAAACTGCAGCGGCTGCAGGAGTTCTGGATCAGTCAGGCCAGTGCCGAGCAGCGCAAGGGCCGGGCGGGCCGCACAGGGCCTGGCGTCTGCTTCCGCCTCTATGCCGAATCGGACTACGATGCCTTCGCCCCCTACGCCGTCCCGGAGATTCGGCGGGTAGCCCTGGATGCGTTGGTGCTGCAG ATGAAGAGTATGAGTGTGGGGGATCCCCGATCCTTCCCCTTCATCGAGCCCCCCCCACCAGCCAGCCTGGAAACGGCCATCCTCTACCTCCGGGACCAGGGAGCCTTGGACAGCTCAGAAGCCCTCACGCCCATTGGGTCCCTGCTGGCCCAGCTGCCCGTGGATGTCGTGATTG GGAAGATGCTGATCCTGGGCTCCATGTTCCATCTGGCGGAGCCCATGCTCACCATTGCGGCCGCCCTCAGCGTCCAGTCCCCCTTCACCCGCAGCGTCCAGAGCAACCTGGAGTGTGCGGCTGCCCGGCGACCCCTGGAGAGTGACCAGGGTGACCCCTTCACGCTCTTCAATGTTTTCAACAACTGGGTGCAG GTGAAATCTGAACGGAGCAGAAACTCTCGCAAGTGGTGCCGCCGCCGGGGCGTAGAGGAGCATCGGCTGTATGAGATGGCCAACCTGCGGCGCCAGTTCAAG GAGCTGTTGGAGGACCATGGGCTGCTGGCTGGCGCCCGGGCCCCGAAGCCAGGAGACAGCTGCAGTCGGCTGCGGGAGCGCCGGGAGCGCCGGGCGCTGTACCAGCTGAAGCGGCAGCACGAGGAGGGCGGGGCGCGCCGGCGCAAGGTGCTGCGGCTGGAGGAGGGCCGGGCCAGCGGCTCCAGCGATGAGGAGCGGGGCAGCGCGGCCTCCCGGCCGGCCGGCGACCAGGTGGACATCCAG GATGTGAAGTTTAAGCTGCGGCACAACCTGGAGCAGCTGCAGGCGGCTGCCAGCTCGGCCCAGGCCCTGAGCCGGGACCAGATGGCCTTGCTCAAGCTGGTGCTGGGCCGGGGCCTCTACCCCCAGCTCGCCGTCCCAGACCCGTTCAATAGCGGCCGCAAGGATTCGGACCAG ATTTTCCACACCAAGACCAAGCAGGGTGCTGTGCTGCACCCCACCTGTGTCTTCGCCAGCAGCCCTGAGGTGCTGCACCCACAGGAGCAGGAGGCCAGGGGCAGCGAGGGGAGCCGAG ATGACAAGGACAAGATGAGCAGCCAGCACCAGCTCCTCACCTTCGTCTCCCTGCTGGAGACCAACAAACCATACCTGGTGAACTGCGTCCGCGTCCCCGCCCTCCAG TCCCTCCTGCTGTTCAGCCGGTCCCTGGACACCAATGGTGACTGCTCCCGCCTGGTGGCCGACGGCTGGCTGGAGCTCCAGCTTGCCGACAGCGAGAGTGCTGTCCGGCTCCTGGCAGCTTCTCTGCGGCTCCGGGCCCACTGGGAAAGTGCCCTGGACCAGCAGCTGGCCCATCAGGCCCGACGGCAGccgggggaggaagaggaggcggcGGCTCCAGTCAGCCTCAGGGAGGTGGCGGCCCTGAGCAGGGACCTGCTGCAGTTCACGGCATCTAAG GTGCCCTACAGCCTCCGGCGGCTCACGGGGCTGGAAGTCCAGAATCTCTATGTGGGACCTCAGACCGTCACGGCTGCCCCCAGCCTCTCTGGCCTCTTTGGCAGCTCTaccctgtccccccaccccaccaaaggGGGCTACGCAGTCACCGACTTCCTCACCTACAACTGCCTCACC AGCGACACAGACCTGTACAGCGACTGTCTCCGCACCTTCTGGACCTGTCCGCACTGTGGCCTGCACATGCCCCTGACGCCGCTGGAGCGTATGGCCCACGAGAACACCTGCCCTGAGGCCCCGGAGAATGGTTCCCCAG GGGCTGAGGACGTCGACCCCGAGCCCCTCCAGAAGGTGTCTGCCCTGCAGAGGCCCTACCATTGTAAGACCTGCCAGAAGGACTTCATGTTCACACCTACAGAGGTGCTGCGGCACCGGAGGCAGCATGTGTGA
- the DHX34 gene encoding probable ATP-dependent RNA helicase DHX34 isoform X1 gives MPPPRVKEGRGHRDRPRTPREEEDVEKWDWNCPETRRLLGDAFFRDEDYIRQGSEECQKFWTFFERLQRFQNLKTTRKEEKDTRHPGHRVPALADLPRTYDPRYRINLSVLGPDTRGSRGLDRHLPPERVSEFRRALLHYLDFGQKQAFGRLAKLQRERAALPIAQYGSRILQMLKEHQVVVVAGDTGCGKSTQVPQYLLAAGFSHVACTQPRRIACISLAKRVGFESLSQYGSQVGYQIRFESTRSAATKIVFLTVGLLLRQIQREPSLPQYQVLIVDEVHERHLHNDFLLGVLRRLLPRRLDLKVILMSATINISLFSSYFGSAPVVQVPGRLFPITVVYQPQEAEPTTSKSEKLDPRPFLRVLEAIDNKYPPEERGDLLVFLSGMAEIGAVLEAAQTYASHTQRWVVLPLHSALSVADQDKVFDVAPSGVRKCILSTNIAETSVTIDGIRFVVDSGKVKEMSYDPQAKLQRLQEFWISQASAEQRKGRAGRTGPGVCFRLYAESDYDAFAPYAVPEIRRVALDALVLQMKSMSVGDPRSFPFIEPPPPASLETAILYLRDQGALDSSEALTPIGSLLAQLPVDVVIGKMLILGSMFHLAEPMLTIAAALSVQSPFTRSVQSNLECAAARRPLESDQGDPFTLFNVFNNWVQVKSERSRNSRKWCRRRGVEEHRLYEMANLRRQFKSPLGLPRPSRGLHCPQELLEDHGLLAGARAPKPGDSCSRLRERRERRALYQLKRQHEEGGARRRKVLRLEEGRASGSSDEERGSAASRPAGDQVDIQDVKFKLRHNLEQLQAAASSAQALSRDQMALLKLVLGRGLYPQLAVPDPFNSGRKDSDQIFHTKTKQGAVLHPTCVFASSPEVLHPQEQEARGSEGSRDDKDKMSSQHQLLTFVSLLETNKPYLVNCVRVPALQSLLLFSRSLDTNGDCSRLVADGWLELQLADSESAVRLLAASLRLRAHWESALDQQLAHQARRQPGEEEEAAAPVSLREVAALSRDLLQFTASKVPYSLRRLTGLEVQNLYVGPQTVTAAPSLSGLFGSSTLSPHPTKGGYAVTDFLTYNCLTSDTDLYSDCLRTFWTCPHCGLHMPLTPLERMAHENTCPEAPENGSPGAEDVDPEPLQKVSALQRPYHCKTCQKDFMFTPTEVLRHRRQHV, from the exons ATGCCTCCTCCCAGAGTTAAGGAGGGCAGGGGTCACCGAGACCGACCCCGGACtcccagggaggaggaggacGTGGAGAAATGGGACTGGAATTGTCCAGAGACACGTCGCCTCCTCGGGGATGCTTTCTTCCGTGATGAAGATTACATCCGGCAGGGTTCTGAGGAGTGCCAGAAGTTCTGGACCTTCTTTGAACGCTTGCAGAGATTCCAGAACCTCAAGACCAccaggaaggaggagaaggacaCCAGGCATCCTGGGCACCGCGTCCCAGCCCTGGCCGACCTACCTCGCACTTACGACCCACGTTACCGCATCAACCTCTCGGTCCTTGGCCCCGACACTCGGGGCTCTCGGGGGCTGGACAGACACCTGCCCCCTGAGAGAGTGTCCGAGTTCCGCCGAGCCCTGCTGCACTACCTGGACTTCGGCCAGAAGCAGGCGTTTGGGCGGCTGGCCAAGCTGCAGCGGGAGCGGGCAGCGCTTCCCATCGCCCAGTACGGGAGCCGCATCCTGCAGATGCTGAAGGAGCaccaggtggtggtggtggccggTGACACGGGCTGCGGCAAGTCCACACAGGTGCCGCAGTACCTGCTGGCTGCCGGCTTCAGTCACGTGGCGTGCACCCAGCCGCGGCGAATCGCCTGCATCTCCCTGGCCAAGCGCGTTGGCTTTGAAAGCCTCAGTCAGTATGGTTCTCAG gttgGCTACCAGATCCGCTTTGAGAGCACGCGTTCAGCGGCCACCAAGATCGTGTTCCTGACGGTGGGGCTGCTGCTGAGGCAAATCCAGCGGGAGCCCAGCCTGCCGCAGTACCAGGTCCTGATTGTGGACGAGGTCCACGAGCGGCACCTCCACAACGACTTCCTCCTGGGCGTCCTCCGGCGTCTGCTGCCCCGGCGGCTTGACCTCAAGGTCATCCTCATGTCGGCCACCATCAACATCTCGCTCTTCTCCAGCTACTTCGGCAGCGCCCCCGTGGTGCAGGTGCCCGGGAGGCTCTTCCCCATCACG GTCGTATACCAGCcacaggaggcggagccaacaacGTCCAAGTCGGAGAAGTTGGACCCGCGTCCTTTCCTGAGGGTACTGGAGGCCATTGACAATAAGTACCCACCCGAGGAGCGGGGTGACCTCCTCGTCTTCCTCAGCGGCATGGCAGAGATCGGCGCCGTGCTCGAGGCCGCCCAAACCTACGCCAGCCACACCCAGCGCTGGGTGGTGCTGCCTCTGCACAGCGCCCTGTCTGTGGCCGACCAGGACAAG GTGTTTGATGTGGCCCCCTCTGGAGTCCGGAAATGCATCCTCTCCACCAATATTGCCGAGACCTCAGTCACCATTGATGGGATCCGCTTTGTAGTAGATTCTG GGAAGGTGAAGGAGATGAGCTATGACCCCCAGGCCAAACTGCAGCGGCTGCAGGAGTTCTGGATCAGTCAGGCCAGTGCCGAGCAGCGCAAGGGCCGGGCGGGCCGCACAGGGCCTGGCGTCTGCTTCCGCCTCTATGCCGAATCGGACTACGATGCCTTCGCCCCCTACGCCGTCCCGGAGATTCGGCGGGTAGCCCTGGATGCGTTGGTGCTGCAG ATGAAGAGTATGAGTGTGGGGGATCCCCGATCCTTCCCCTTCATCGAGCCCCCCCCACCAGCCAGCCTGGAAACGGCCATCCTCTACCTCCGGGACCAGGGAGCCTTGGACAGCTCAGAAGCCCTCACGCCCATTGGGTCCCTGCTGGCCCAGCTGCCCGTGGATGTCGTGATTG GGAAGATGCTGATCCTGGGCTCCATGTTCCATCTGGCGGAGCCCATGCTCACCATTGCGGCCGCCCTCAGCGTCCAGTCCCCCTTCACCCGCAGCGTCCAGAGCAACCTGGAGTGTGCGGCTGCCCGGCGACCCCTGGAGAGTGACCAGGGTGACCCCTTCACGCTCTTCAATGTTTTCAACAACTGGGTGCAG GTGAAATCTGAACGGAGCAGAAACTCTCGCAAGTGGTGCCGCCGCCGGGGCGTAGAGGAGCATCGGCTGTATGAGATGGCCAACCTGCGGCGCCAGTTCAAG AGCCCACTCGGCCTGCCACGTCCCTCACGCGGACTCCACTGCCCCCAGGAGCTGTTGGAGGACCATGGGCTGCTGGCTGGCGCCCGGGCCCCGAAGCCAGGAGACAGCTGCAGTCGGCTGCGGGAGCGCCGGGAGCGCCGGGCGCTGTACCAGCTGAAGCGGCAGCACGAGGAGGGCGGGGCGCGCCGGCGCAAGGTGCTGCGGCTGGAGGAGGGCCGGGCCAGCGGCTCCAGCGATGAGGAGCGGGGCAGCGCGGCCTCCCGGCCGGCCGGCGACCAGGTGGACATCCAG GATGTGAAGTTTAAGCTGCGGCACAACCTGGAGCAGCTGCAGGCGGCTGCCAGCTCGGCCCAGGCCCTGAGCCGGGACCAGATGGCCTTGCTCAAGCTGGTGCTGGGCCGGGGCCTCTACCCCCAGCTCGCCGTCCCAGACCCGTTCAATAGCGGCCGCAAGGATTCGGACCAG ATTTTCCACACCAAGACCAAGCAGGGTGCTGTGCTGCACCCCACCTGTGTCTTCGCCAGCAGCCCTGAGGTGCTGCACCCACAGGAGCAGGAGGCCAGGGGCAGCGAGGGGAGCCGAG ATGACAAGGACAAGATGAGCAGCCAGCACCAGCTCCTCACCTTCGTCTCCCTGCTGGAGACCAACAAACCATACCTGGTGAACTGCGTCCGCGTCCCCGCCCTCCAG TCCCTCCTGCTGTTCAGCCGGTCCCTGGACACCAATGGTGACTGCTCCCGCCTGGTGGCCGACGGCTGGCTGGAGCTCCAGCTTGCCGACAGCGAGAGTGCTGTCCGGCTCCTGGCAGCTTCTCTGCGGCTCCGGGCCCACTGGGAAAGTGCCCTGGACCAGCAGCTGGCCCATCAGGCCCGACGGCAGccgggggaggaagaggaggcggcGGCTCCAGTCAGCCTCAGGGAGGTGGCGGCCCTGAGCAGGGACCTGCTGCAGTTCACGGCATCTAAG GTGCCCTACAGCCTCCGGCGGCTCACGGGGCTGGAAGTCCAGAATCTCTATGTGGGACCTCAGACCGTCACGGCTGCCCCCAGCCTCTCTGGCCTCTTTGGCAGCTCTaccctgtccccccaccccaccaaaggGGGCTACGCAGTCACCGACTTCCTCACCTACAACTGCCTCACC AGCGACACAGACCTGTACAGCGACTGTCTCCGCACCTTCTGGACCTGTCCGCACTGTGGCCTGCACATGCCCCTGACGCCGCTGGAGCGTATGGCCCACGAGAACACCTGCCCTGAGGCCCCGGAGAATGGTTCCCCAG GGGCTGAGGACGTCGACCCCGAGCCCCTCCAGAAGGTGTCTGCCCTGCAGAGGCCCTACCATTGTAAGACCTGCCAGAAGGACTTCATGTTCACACCTACAGAGGTGCTGCGGCACCGGAGGCAGCATGTGTGA
- the C5AR2 gene encoding C5a anaphylatoxin chemotactic receptor 2 translates to MENASLRYQYGDYSEIPDLPVDCADGTCVSVDPLRTAPLLLYAAIFLVGVPGNVTVAWVTRKEARQRVGAVWFLHLAVADLLCCLSLPVLAVPIAHGGHWPYGAVGCRALPSVILLSMYASVLLLAALSADLCLLALRPAQWPAAGRACRVQGACGAAWTLALLLTVPSAVYRRLHQEHFPQRLECVVDYGGSAIAENTVSATRFIFGFLGPLVVVASCYSALLCRAARGRWPLGTAVVVGFFVCWAPYHTLGLVLTIAAPHSMLLARALKAEPLVVGLALAHSCLNPMLFLYFGRTRLRQSLPAACRWALKGSQSKDESVVSKKSTSHDLVSEMEV, encoded by the coding sequence ATGGAGAACGCTTCTCTCCGCTACCAATATGGGGACTACAGCGAGATTCCGGATCTGCCCGTGGACTGTGCTGATGGCACCTGCGTCTCCGTCGACCCCCTCCGCACGGCCCCGCTCCTGCTGTATGCTGCCATCTTTCTGGTGGGGGTGCCAGGCAATGTCACGGTGGCCTGGGTGACGAGGAAAGAGGCCCGCCAGCGGGTGGGTGCCGTTTGGTTCCTCCACCTGGCCGTGGCGGACCTGCTGTGCTGTTTGTCTCTCCCCGTTCTGGCAGTGCCCATCGCCCACGGGGGCCACTGGCCCTATGGGGCCGTGGGCTGTCGGGCGCTGCCCTCTGTCATCCTGCTGTCCATGTACGCCAGCGTCCTCCTTTTGGCCGCCCTCAGCGCTGACCTCTGCCTGCTGGCCCTCAGGCCCGCCCAGTGGCCTGCAGCTGGGCGTGCATGCCGGGTGCAGGGGGCCTGTGGGGCAGCCTGGACACTGGCCCTGCTGCTCACTGTGCCCTCGGCCGTCTACCGCCGGCTGCACCAGGAGCATTTCCCACAACGGCTGGAGTGTGTGGTGGACTACGGTGGCTCGGCCATAGCTGAAAACACAGTGTCTGCCACCCGGTTTATTTTTGGCTTCCTAGGGCCGCTGGTGGTCGTGGCCAGCTGCTACAGTGCCCTCCTTTGCCGCGCGGCCCGAGGCCGCTGGCCACTGGGCACAGCCGTTGTGGTGGGGTTTTTTGTCTGCTGGGCCCCCTACCACACACTGGGGCTGGTACTTACCATAGCCGCACCACACTCCATGCTCTTGGCCAGGGCCCTGAAGGCTGAACCCCTGGTCGTGGGCCTTGCCCTTGCTCACAGCTGCCTCAATCCCATGCTCTTCCTGTATTTTGGGAGGACTCGGCTCCGCCAGTCCCTGCCAGCTGCATGTCGCTGGGCCCTGAAGGGGTCACAGAGCAAGGATGAGAGTGTGGTCAGCAAGAAATCCACCAGCCATGACCTGGTCTCGGAGATGGAGGTGTAA